TAGctcacacacagagagagagagagagagagagatggtaaaagagatagaaagagataTCTGCTTGACATTTGTGGCTTATTTCAGGAATTGTGGAATCAACAAAGAAGCTTATACATTCGCCGTTTTGTAGGAAGGATAAATTAGgtttctcttagtttgtttgtttatccAATCTTTGAACGAAAATCTCATTTTCTTTCTCATAGactttgagtgtgtgtgcgtgcttGTGTTGTGTTTGCTGAATGACATTCATTCTCACctttgtgtgtgcgtatgaGTGTTTTTGATAGTATTATTGTTTCTGACACCACAAAATGCAGTCAAAAGgctcagagagagagaaagagttgCAACAGCTGGAGCCAGCAGCAGTCATCCAAAGTGTTGAGTTTAGTTGCTAAATGTACCGCAGTGACAACAACaaaggcaacagcaacaactactcGTACTACGACTAACAAGCGTCAAGCATTCCTGGCACCAGAtgttggtctctctctctcctcttATCCATCCCCCAGTTAGTCTGTGAAATCCTGGCCGCAGAAAACGTTGATTGGCCAGAGCCGGAAAAAGAAGTTATAACCATCAAGGCGGAAACGGATGTGGCACAGACGTTTCCGTTTTTGTGCCAACTCTTCTGCAGTtgcccacaaaaaaaataaaaaaatctcTAGAGTCAGAAAGGaggcaacacaaaaaaatataacatagAATATTCTTTCTTTTGCACCCACATGAGCATTGGACAGAAACATGGACATGCAATTCTCACTCACCCATAGAccgcacacccacacaccgcacacatacacacacacactccgcCAAATGACTgtcaaataaaatcattttgCATAGCAAATAGTAGTCAAGCTCTCCTAGCTAAAAAGGAGAGACAAAGCTAGAAAGAGTCGGAGTCGGTGCGTTTAGTGGCTAACCGCAAGCACTTCtaatcaaaatattaaagaatttCTTTTGCGGTTTTTTCTTCCCTCGGATTTGATGTGAACCCAACTGAGaatgttgaaaatttttgcaattttcctCAATGCGtgcgtatatgtatataagaatgtgtgtgtgtttctctttggacgtgtgtgtgtgtgtgtttgcgttTTGCGTCTTGCCTAATTGAATGAGCCAAAAGTCCTGGGAAGCGACTTTGTTGTGGCTTTCTTTCAACAATGTTATTTGCCTGAGACTGAGACGAAGAAATGAGACTTGTGGGCGAAGAGAAGCcgaaaacccataaaaatggcaacacGTGCTCATAAAACTAACATTACATGCCCTTTGACCCTTGCCCGTTGCTTCCTTTGCTTCATCTATTTGCCAGTGTTTCAATAAACAACTCTCTTTGATTACTTATTCGGCAGTTCGGCTTGTCTTTTGCTACGAAAAGGCTCGACAGATGCTAAATGGCGCGGAAAGTTCACAAGCTTCATAATTGTTTTCTTCTAGATTCTTTTGTTCCCACCTTCCCCCCATCCAGCACGCCAGCATGCTCCTTTAAGGATGGAAAGATGTGGTGATAGACTGAAAGAGTGGCTTAGCCAAATGGTTTGTATCTTTGTTTGCATGCGTTTTaagttgatttttatttatctctaggcaaTTCACATGTATATTTAGCACTCAAAGTTAACAAATCTTTGTAAAAAGATAATGCTATATAAAATATCGGAACGCCTATCATTATGCTATTCTCAATCTCTTCCTTTTTCAAACGTATGACCCTTAAGAAGGACGCCCGCTAGGCATAAGAGAGAAAATCGCTGTTTTACCCATAACACATAGCAACATAGGACAGTCGAAAATATGATGCAAAAATAGTGCATCGCACGTTCTAGGCAgtaacaattttatttgttaccTACTCACTGACCCTTCTATAtggaaaatatcaaagaagctaattTCGGCCATGCCGAAGCCTAAATACCCTTGTaatccttggcaataatatttttacaaattctttttctgcaactcaattcatcaatacattAAAaccttttcttcttctttcccCATGCTCTTTGCAAACCAATTGTATGTGTACATGCatatgcatacacatacagtttatgtagcgttgcatttatatatatattttgttttattgcgGGGAAAGCCCTCTTTCTACAATCTATCCGAATGTGGATAATCATTAGAATCTGCGGCAAACGGGACATTTACAAGgctatacatataacatttaataatttccaaatagaacaaatttgaatattaCAGTATCAGATTTGAGGTATGGCTCTACCTCAGGTCTGTTCCTGCACAGACCGTTCGCAGTCCAATGCGATagaaacatctgaccaattttgtAATACCCTCTGCACGAGAAGATATTTGCAAAGTTATGCATAAAAATATCCCTTATTGATAGGCGATAAAAACGATCTGTTTTGTAtccgattttaatgaaaatatgtCAATCGACGGGAAAGtcaatttactttcttttgtGGTTGAAggaaaaaagtactttagtaCAAACTAGGGGCAAATAAACGGTCTCGCCCAAAAGACCAAAAAATTCCGtacaaaatttacattttcaattGGCTTCAAATCAAATGTTGGGGctgaattaaaaatttctcTTAGGTAGATCTACGACTTCTTTAAAGAGTTCATACTGCTAtctataatattaaagatttttagTAAAAACGTCTTAAATATTTGCCCACTCAAAAATTGGGTTTTCTTTGTTCAAATGCACCTGTGGCGAAAACGGGAAAAACCAAGAAGACAATTTTTACGGTTCATCATCTGAATACAACTACCAAGAAATCACAAAACTATTTCATTAGTTGATGCCGAGAAAATCAAAACTaaagccaaaaataaaagaaacgtCATAAATTTGTGATCTccactgtatgtatgtatttataattctCATATGTAGACGATAttcatgtgtgtatgtagctGCCCGTTGGTCTATATGACTAGTGCAGgataaaatatgaaaatccATTGCACAGGACAACTAAGTTATTTATTTgatatatgaaatattttgcGAAGAACTTGGAGTATCTTCatgaaatttcaatcagaCCTGATatataaccagagggccggggctaacttcgaccgcgtcaaagtttgtatacccttgcaacttttatagtaactctttccttacctatagccatcaaaatagaaaaacgttcaagctaaaaaggttaatgtttgcgaaagaacggcctacaatcttagcataggaaataacgaagatattgatcaaagtcactgttttccaccgatcgttcctatgcgagctatatgatatagtaacccgatctttatcaaattcggcacagtcattaactgatatattaaactaacaaatgtttaatttgaaagcaatcgcgtcaaaagtaacgaagctattgacaaaagtcactgttttcgaaagatcgttcctatgggagctatatgatatagtcacccgatcttgatcaaattcggcacagtcgtttatatgtgtaattcactcaccaatattaagtttcatgacaatagctcagaaagtaacgaagttattaagaaaagtcactgttcgtgactttgtcatttgtatgggagctatatgatatagtgatccgatctggctgaatccaagatatacaacgcctgcagtatatacaagcctacatgcaaaatttctctgtagctccaacggtctaggaggagtttgcgttgatccagacggacggacagacggacagacagacggacggacggacatggctatttgaactcctctcgtcgtgctgatcgagaatatatatacttcatatggtcggaaatgcttccttctatgcgttgcacacttctgaccaaaattaatataccctttttgcaagggtataataatatAGTCTACATAAATTGGCTCTGCTTAAACCTACTACGCCATTGTTCGAAACGAGCAGAGCAAAGCAAGCAAACTGTTACTCTGCCCAAAAGTTGTGTTCTAGAGATCGCAACACTTTATCCCCCTCCCCAGTACTTCGTTTAGATGTCCATCCCACTGACtataaaagattttttttgaAACGAAGATTGCTCGTTCGCGGAAAAGTCGTTACAAAACTCCGCGccacataaatattttattaattaccTTTTTTTGTCCAGGatctttgtttttgctgttttggCATACTTGTGCAATTTGCATGCCCACCATGTTCGAACTTCCCAATACCTTGTTGAATTAATAATCATCGAACAAAAAGCCTGCTACTTTAAGACTGTTTAGGGTGCACTACTTGTTTTAAGGGGTTTAGTAAATTCGTAAAAATGCATCTAGCTCAAAGCAATAGAAATTCTCACCTCATTGTTAAAACAAGCCGTGGTGATActtaatataaattaatgtataaatgtatgaatTAAAGCTTTTGTATAAGTTTGTGTAGGGTATACCAAAGACAGCGCAATTAGCTTACCTTACGTTTTTGAATCAAAAATTCTGCTTAATTGTGGGAAAACTACTATAGTGAACACGAGTGTTGCTAATTGATTGGTAAACATTACGTAAACAGTAggattaataaattttataaatactAGTCGATTCCAATTATTTTCCACAGTTGCATAAGGACATTAAACGAAGGttaataatagaaaataaaaagtgaaaaaaatgaTACTAAAGTTACTAAGAAATCCTGGACCTCAAGATATGAAGTCATCTACAGATGCCTTTAACTATTTCGAGTATGGAATGATTGCCGTTGGTTGGTTGCCGCCATTGAAACGACGAGAATTATATATGATATTTAGAGGCCTTGTGATCATGTGGTCTGTTATATATTTGCCTATCGCTATGATAATGGGATTGCTCAGTGATTTTAAAGATTTGGATCCTGACATTTTTTTAACGTTGCTGGCAAATATCATTCATATGGTTGGATGTTCCTTAAAGATACTGGCGTTTCAGCGACATCTTTCTAAATACGTCAAGACAAAGAAACTGATGGATCTCCTGGATGAATTTTGTGTGAATGAAATGGATCGATATAGGATTCGTCGTTGGGTTAGACGATGCAATCTGTTATACACAATATATTTCATTCTCTACTtcagttttttaatattagcGTGTATAAATGTGGCCTTGAAAAAACTACCACCCTATCGAGATAATAATCTCTTCATCGATTGGCGGTTAAGTacaaaaaatctgtgtatagtATTCTTTGTACAAAGTTTCATAGTTAGTTTTGTAATGGGTCAACAGCTGCTAATGGATGTCTTTAATATCATTTATTGTCTAATGCTGAGGGCTCACATTGAAATTCTCCGACAAAGAGTTAATAAATTGCGCACAAATCCAGAAGATTcggaaaagaaaaattacgaCGAACTAGTTGAATGCATAACGCAGCATAAAATAATATTGGAGTATGTATTAACCGAGACTTCAAATGATTAAGTTTCACAAATGTATTGCATGTTCTTTTCATTCAGATATGCCGACTTAATGCGATCATTATTTTCAATTACTACttttatacaatttattataattgGTACAATTTTGGGTTGTACATTATTCAATTTGTTATTCTTCTCCGACTTTTGGAAAGGATTGTCGCTCATTACATATATAATGGCATTGGTGTCGCAGACATTTCCATTTTGTTACACTTGCGATCAAATCATAGATGACTGCGATAAACTGGCATTGGCTATATTTCATTCTAATTGGATAGGATCAAGTCGTCGCTATAAAGTGGCTGTCATccaattcattcattttgttCAGCAACCGATTGCCTATATGGCTGGATCAATATTTCCCATAAGCACTCAAACCAATATCCAGGtcattatattatattaagtATGAAATAACTGaaaaattacatatttgtttttcctttaaacaGGTGTCTAAATTGGCATTTTCTGTGTTGACTCTTATTAAGCAAATGAATATTGCTGACAAgttgttgaagaaatagaaaagaagatacttccttctatgcgttgcacacttctgcctaaaataaatatacccttttttaCAAGGGTATAACAATTTGCGCTGCTACACATTTTGctatagaaaataaaaatacaaatgcactgacaaatataaatcaaaactACACAACAGAATTATCTCTTTCGACCTCTTTGTATTGGGGGTTCAAAATCGTCTCCTTCTCTGCGTTCCAAAAACCcgaaagggtataaaaatgaaaatcaacaACATGGTTAACAAAACCTTGCTTAAGTATTGATTGCGCAATTGTAAGTGTGTGCATACCCCTTCTATTCAGCGACGGTCCCTAACAGTAAAAAAGGAGTCTTTCAAGCAACGGAACTAATCTCGGCTAGTGATGACGAATAAAAATCGATTATTCAATTATACTATTATTCTAAGCTTCACGAATTTTAAACGATTTTTCCAAGGTTTAtttccttaatttttttcagttttaatatttttaaatttatctgTGATGCAAAAGTGAGTTAAATGCCAGAGCAGGTTGAAAAGCTGTTCAGCAGCACCAAAATTATGCCTTTGTATTTATAAATTGAGAAAAAGTAGTATGGACAGGCGAATAGTGAAACGATGACTGGTTGGTTCTACTAAATTAAGAAACAACATTGCTAAGCTATAATGTAAAACGCTGATCTTTTAATGTTTTAGTTCGTATGTATGCGAAAGATAAATCAAATTCAACTTTGCCACTAGGTAAAACGATTATTGTAGTGATCAATCGATTAACAATTCAAATAATTAAGGGGATTCGTCATCACTTAAAGCAGCAACTCCATacatgaaattgtttttttttttactcttcCCTTGGCCATGGCCGTCAAAATGGACAAAAGTTTTATGTAATCCGGCGCATGTAGTATGCTATTTTATCGTTTGTTTATATAGTGTCTGGACGTTGGCGCGTACAATGTGATGTATGATATAGCCTCTTTCGCGCGAACCTAAGCAGAGAGCTATCCACGAATCACGtagaaaaatacaaataaaaacagacaaacaatttcaatatAATTAACTTCAGCTAAGTATGAGCTAAATGTAATAGTTAAGAGGTTTTTAGAAAAGAAAGAATGacttctgatctgattaccGGGTGGAGGAGATTGTAATCAGGGCATAGAACTTAGAAAGGTTTATGCAAAGCATAGTTAGAGATATTGTGTTTTAAAGATAGTGAAATACAATTTTCGGTATGTCTACAGGGTTTACCTTGTTCAATACCTCATAGGAGTCTATTTCACCTTTTTTAGGGCTTACTCTTTGCCATGGATGTAAGCCATGacatgaaacaaaaatttgctttttgggcGGAATTACAACAGGAGAACTAAAAGTGTCAGACAcaacagtagcagcagcagcagatgtAGCAGCAAGTGATGTATCCAATACTTTACTAGCTCCTCTTGTAACTACTTAATAAAGTAAACAATATCCTGCAGGATATGTCGATATGGGGTCTACATAAGTAGAACAAACCTGAATAAGAATATATCTAATTATGAATGGAAGTAAACTGAATTACTCATtgttcggcacagtcattaacagatatattaaagtAACAAATGTATAATTTACAAGCAATCGCTTCAAAAATAACGAAATTATTGAAGTTATATcttatagctcccataggaaggATCGGTCGAacacagtgacttttgtcaataacttcgataaaatatttcaatacatttgttagtttaatatatcagttaatgactgtgccgaatttgataagaCTGAGCCTGATAATGAGTAATTCAGTTTATTTCCATTCATAATTAGATATATTCTTATTCAGGGTTGTTCTACTTATGTAGACCCCATATCGACATATCTTGCATGATTTTTTCTGGTTTCTTAAGAtcctttaaaaaattattaaatttagaaacataacgttttttttatttctatccctttttgttttaatttatttacatatgtaatgctgatatttaataaattattctTTAAGTATTgctaaatgaaaatatttaaagactAACCGCCTCTtcacgtgtgtgtgtgtgtgtccccTTTttgcaggcaggcaggcagacaAACTCACGTTTGGATGGTTGGAAAATTTGCATCTTTTGTTGCACACAAAAAGTTTCATGGGCCCAAAGTTACATGTTTTGCATTTGACTTGCGCTTGGTTGACACACAGACGAACGAGAGGAGAAACTGTAGGCGGTGGTGTTGGCGGGATAACCATAAGAGGGGGAGGGATAGGGGGTGTTAAAACTTTTGTACCTTTTGCCTGGCGggcagcaccagcaccaccaccaccagcatcaccaccaccactaacagcagcagcagcagcggtgGCGGTGGTAAACATCGAAACAGCCGCAGCGTGCATAACGCGTATGAAAACTAATAAAGTGTGCAACGTGCAACGGAAAATGGCGGCATGCTCATTGGCAAACAACGTCAGCaacaacggcagcagcaggcAACTTTTGGTTAGCCAAGGGCAGCTTTAACTTGTTGAAAAATTTCCCAACAATTAACTTTAATTGCCAAATTAGATTAAAGTCAACTCGCTTtggcaatttttatttttgcaaaaaaaaaaaattttttgctgGCAACCATTTTGCAGAGGGTTTTTATGTTGCCAAAAAAAAGTAGGAAACCCCGAAGCAGGGGCAGAGGCAGAGACAGACACATCGACAGTTATGCCTTTTGAgataattgcattttattgGCTTTTATATACTAAACTGACTGCATGCAgttaaaaaaacttaaaaataaagcTTAAGGTCTACCCATTATACAAAGCATGAAGTAGCTTAAAGTTTTGTTGTCAGTTTTCTCTTTATTTCccacttttttcttcattgtTGTTTAGAAATTTTACACATAAAGAGCGACAgaaaatagagagagagcgtGAGTTTTCCCGTATGTTTTACGAGCCAATTTTTTATCACAAcgagcaaaaaacaaaaagaaaaaacaaattactaGCTGACCATTTGGCAAATTGTCGCGATGGTCgttcataaattatatacatatatatttgtgtatgtatgtatgtatatatatatataaaagaaacatTAACCGTAAAAAGATAACGCGAAGCCAaattggttttcatttttacttgTATTTTATGACTGTCGAGTAATGCCAACTGCCTGAGCGCGCCTAGATTATTATCATGCTGCCCTGACCTGCCTGGTTGGCTTGGCGTTGGTGTcaatttataatttcattATGGCAATTGCCGAAACTTGTTATAAGAAAATTAGTGAGAGAATTTGCTTAGGTTAGCCTAAGACATAGCTTAGAGTTTTGCTACGTTTCGAATTGCGCCAAGGCAGCAAATTCCATATCCCCATAAACGAAATGAAAGTTTGGAACTTTTGTGTCACGTATAGTACGCCGCAAGGATTGAAACCGAATGAGAGTTGCtgctgcaactgcaactgcagcTAATTAGAAATTGctcaaagaaaaaattttatgcCACCTCATGGACGTGCCGGCGACAAATTCCGATTGCCAGCCAGGCCAGGCCACTCATTAAGTTGACTCCAAAAGCTTAATGCATGTTCGAGATACGATAGAAAATTACATGCCGCATGccacatacatgcatacatacatacatacatatacatacacgcatatatgtatgctaTATGCTGTATAGGCGCCGCACAGTGATTTCTTTgatcaaaatttgtttttcgctTTGTTGTTCACGTTTCGTTCTTAAGCTTTCggaatttttgttgtttttaatacggcataactttaaaatttaattttaaaaaataatttgtaatgtacttaagtacaaatttttttgtaaatttgtgacaaatttcttttagaaacttctgttttctattatACTTATAAAACATTGTCTCGATGCTTTCAACTTTGCACAAAATATAGaataagaaaactaaaaataacaagcaaaatattaagtaaaaacaatttttttaaatttataatacaTGTACCACAGTtccaaatattaaaaattgattttcacttttttggTTTCAAAATTCAAAGCAAATCGttcgaaaatttattttgtttgtctgATTGTTGCAagaaattttcattaaacagTGTGGGCAACTCACAATGAAGCACTGTGCATAATCAGGGCttcttttaattataattggCATTATTAAATGCGTCATATGGATTTGAATTAGTAATGCATTTTGGAAAACTTAATGCATATCTATACAATGCACtcaatcaaattgaaattcgGTATGACCTGATTAGGCCAAATTGTGAACTCGTTAATAATTAAAGTCAAGACAATATTTGTGTCGCCTTCTCTTGGCTGTATCTGTGtacatctctctctctctctcactgaGTCTCTGTCGAATCAGAAACTAAGAAACTAGTCTAAGACAAAACTCAGACAATGAGGCACATACAGTAAGAGAAAGAGTCAGCCAGTCAATAAGGCTAATATGACAATACATTGACTCCTGTTGCCATTTCTGTTTCTGCTTCCATTCCTGTTTCAAGCTTCTTCTGCTCCTTTGTTGTCTTGAGGCAATAGGCAACAGCAGCTCGAGTGCATTTGTGCAAATTGAAAGCTGTCTAAGCATCTGTCTTGTTCTCCTACTGTCTCTACTGTCTGGttgactggctgactgactgactgttaCTGCCAAAATAACTCAAGACATTTGTATCCATTTTCTGTCTCAATCTTTccctgtgagtgtgtgtaacTGTGTCTGCGTAtttgtgcgtgtgtatgcGTCTTTTGTGGCTAATTATGCCATTTATTTGAAAGATCTATCTACGTGTGCATTTGGGTTGGCTGTCTAGTAGTAGAAGACTCAATGGATTATCTTAGGTTTGGCAAATGTTGCGGCAAATTTCTGACATTTCTGTCAACTATTTTGGGGGACACGTGGCAGTTGTTGAGGGGTTTGAGTTTGATAGCTTTGATTGAGAAGTGGCTGCAAAACGGATTATTATTTCATGTACACATTGATACA
The sequence above is a segment of the Drosophila willistoni isolate 14030-0811.24 chromosome XR unlocalized genomic scaffold, UCI_dwil_1.1 Seg143, whole genome shotgun sequence genome. Coding sequences within it:
- the LOC111519101 gene encoding odorant receptor 42b-like — protein: MGQQLLMDVFNIIYCLMLRAHIEILRQRVNKLRTNPEDSEKKNYDELVECITQHKIILEYADLMRSLFSITTFIQFIIIGTILGCTLFNLLFFSDFWKGLSLITYIMALVSQTFPFCYTCDQIIDDCDKLALAIFHSNWIGSSRRYKVAVIQFIHFVQQPIAYMAGSIFPISTQTNIQVSKLAFSVLTLIKQMNIADKLLKK